The proteins below are encoded in one region of Pelagibacterium flavum:
- a CDS encoding recombinase family protein yields MDQPFSKGLGLAFRALFNVVAAMRSAFGLDPIDSDLPVRTRAAQYVRMSTDHQEYSTDNQKDAIRQFADLAGYAIVKTYEDAGRSGLNIEGRSGLQQLLRDVESGGAGFDVVLVYDVSRWGRFQNIDESASYEFRCHVAGVRVEYCAEQFVNDGSIGSDVLKTLKRSMAAEHSRVLSVKVFAGQTRLISMGFRQGGPAGFGLRRLLVDRERNPKTLLNRNDQKSLQTDRVILVPGPPDEIEIVRTIYRRFVEDERSEVEIALDLNRQGVLTDLGRAWTRGTVHQVLINEKYIGNNVWNRRSCKLKKKHVKNDPSIWVRAEGVFDAIVDRATFERAQAIIQERSARISDAQMLAILDKLFKRRGSLSGLIIDEAPGCPSSSAYASRFGSLIRAYSLGRVDKVDSQIR; encoded by the coding sequence TTGGATCAACCCTTCTCGAAGGGTTTGGGGCTCGCTTTTCGCGCATTATTTAATGTGGTTGCGGCGATGCGGTCTGCGTTTGGCTTAGATCCGATAGACAGTGATCTCCCGGTGAGAACTAGGGCGGCGCAATATGTGCGCATGTCCACCGACCATCAGGAATATTCAACAGACAATCAAAAGGATGCGATCCGGCAGTTTGCCGATTTGGCAGGCTATGCGATTGTCAAAACCTATGAGGATGCTGGGCGCAGCGGGCTCAATATTGAAGGTAGAAGCGGCCTTCAACAATTGCTGCGGGACGTCGAAAGCGGTGGGGCTGGTTTCGACGTTGTGCTCGTCTACGATGTCTCCCGGTGGGGGCGGTTCCAGAATATCGACGAGAGTGCCTCCTACGAATTTCGATGTCATGTCGCTGGTGTACGCGTCGAGTATTGCGCAGAGCAATTCGTCAATGACGGCAGCATCGGATCAGACGTTCTCAAAACACTCAAGCGGTCAATGGCGGCTGAGCATAGCCGCGTTTTGTCGGTAAAGGTTTTTGCAGGCCAAACTCGGCTGATCAGCATGGGCTTCCGGCAAGGCGGCCCCGCAGGCTTTGGTCTACGGCGGTTGCTAGTCGATCGAGAACGTAACCCTAAAACATTGCTCAACCGCAACGATCAAAAAAGCCTTCAGACGGATCGCGTTATTCTGGTGCCGGGGCCGCCCGACGAAATCGAGATCGTTCGGACGATCTATAGGCGCTTCGTCGAGGACGAGCGTAGTGAGGTCGAAATCGCGCTGGACCTCAACAGACAGGGGGTGCTGACTGATCTGGGCCGGGCCTGGACGCGTGGGACCGTTCATCAAGTGCTGATTAATGAGAAATATATCGGGAACAATGTATGGAACCGACGCTCCTGCAAGCTCAAGAAAAAGCACGTAAAGAACGACCCCTCAATCTGGGTACGCGCGGAAGGGGTGTTTGATGCAATAGTCGATCGGGCCACGTTTGAGCGAGCGCAGGCGATCATTCAGGAACGCTCTGCCCGCATCAGCGATGCGCAAATGTTGGCCATCCTTGACAAGCTCTTCAAGCGCCGGGGTTCGCTTTCCGGGCTCATTATTGACGAGGCACCAGGATGCCCATCGAGCAGTGCCTATGCCAGTCGTTTTGGTAGTCTCATCCGCGCCTATTCGCTAGGTCGTGTTGACAAAGTGGATTCCCAAATCAGGTGA
- a CDS encoding plasmid partitioning protein RepB C-terminal domain-containing protein: MDVTPNVVTILPIANIRVINPRTRNKKSFRELVESIEKIGLKRPITVAINHHAGDEPAFNLVCGQGRVEAYKTLGQSEIPAIIIEASEEEVLIKSLVENCARRQHNALDLLRDIGGMKERHYTDAEIAKKTNLSVEYVRGIARLLAQNEQRLLRAVEAEQLPLSVAVDIATVPDEDVQDALQKAYERKELRGRKLLIAKRLVENRRRRGKGLRVHLAQKATSAASLLRAYQQDTDRKRILIRKAEAAKNRLLFVTHALRELLSDERFHDILEAEGLSTLPKNLSNRIRKGEIA; encoded by the coding sequence ATGGACGTGACGCCAAACGTAGTAACCATCCTGCCCATTGCAAACATCCGCGTGATTAATCCGCGCACGCGAAACAAGAAGTCATTCCGCGAGCTGGTCGAAAGCATCGAAAAAATCGGGCTCAAGCGGCCAATCACGGTGGCGATCAACCACCATGCTGGCGATGAGCCGGCCTTTAACCTCGTCTGCGGACAGGGGCGTGTCGAAGCCTACAAAACCCTCGGACAGTCGGAGATCCCGGCCATCATAATTGAGGCAAGTGAGGAAGAAGTGTTGATCAAGAGCCTCGTCGAGAACTGCGCGCGCCGACAGCACAACGCCTTGGATCTTTTGCGTGATATCGGGGGTATGAAAGAACGCCACTATACCGATGCGGAGATCGCCAAAAAGACCAATTTGTCGGTCGAGTATGTACGCGGAATTGCTCGGCTCCTGGCCCAGAATGAGCAGCGGCTACTGAGAGCCGTCGAGGCCGAGCAGTTGCCGCTCTCGGTGGCGGTCGACATCGCAACCGTACCCGACGAGGACGTTCAGGATGCGCTCCAGAAAGCCTATGAGAGAAAGGAGCTGCGGGGGCGCAAGCTGCTCATCGCCAAGCGGCTCGTCGAGAACAGACGGCGCCGGGGTAAGGGACTAAGGGTGCATCTTGCCCAAAAGGCCACCTCGGCCGCATCGCTCCTCCGAGCCTATCAGCAGGACACGGATCGCAAGCGCATCCTGATCCGCAAAGCCGAAGCTGCCAAGAACCGACTCCTCTTTGTCACCCACGCCCTGCGGGAGCTCCTCTCGGACGAGCGATTTCACGATATTCTGGAAGCGGAGGGGCTCTCGACCCTGCCTAAGAACCTTTCAAACAGGATTAGGAAAGGGGAGATCGCGTGA
- a CDS encoding IS3 family transposase (programmed frameshift), translating to MRSGNFSDEFKRDAVAQITERGYPVAEVSKRLGVSPHSLYAWKKKFSKPSGSDDVDQTAEIRRLKKELARVTEERDILKKANRVFRQGCKVRYAFIAEHRQQFTVRAMCRCLRIRPSGFYAWLKNPLSKRALEDARQTELISNAWKESGRVYGYRKLHDDLLDQGETSCANRIARLARLAGIKAQIGYKRRPGSYGGRPSIVVDNTLARQFDVEAPDRAWVTDITYIRTQEGFAYLAVVIDLFSRRVIGWSMHSRQTTDVVLQALLMAVWRRKPKNKVLIHSDQGSQFTSMDWAAFLKHHNLEHSMSRRGNCHDNAVAESFFNLLKRERIRRRTYRTRQEARQDVFDYIEMFYNPKRKHVRNGMLSPVEFERQQEN from the exons ATGCGGTCTGGCAATTTCAGTGATGAGTTCAAGCGTGATGCGGTCGCGCAGATTACCGAGCGGGGATACCCCGTTGCGGAGGTTTCGAAGCGTCTCGGCGTGAGCCCGCATTCGCTCTATGCTTGGAAAAAGAAGTTCTCTAAGCCCTCGGGATCGGACGATGTGGATCAAACAGCAGAGATCCGGCGACTGAAGAAGGAACTGGCGCGCGTCACCGAGGAGCGCGACATCTTAAAAAAAGCCA ACCGCGTATTTCGCCAAGGATGCAAAGTGAGATACGCGTTCATTGCCGAGCATCGCCAGCAGTTCACGGTTCGGGCAATGTGCCGTTGCCTGCGCATCCGACCCAGCGGTTTCTACGCGTGGCTGAAGAATCCGCTGAGCAAGCGGGCGTTGGAAGATGCACGTCAGACGGAGCTCATCAGCAATGCCTGGAAGGAAAGCGGCAGGGTCTATGGCTACCGCAAGCTCCATGACGACCTTCTCGATCAGGGAGAGACCAGTTGTGCCAACCGCATTGCTCGTCTTGCGAGGCTTGCCGGGATCAAGGCGCAGATCGGCTACAAGCGACGGCCCGGCTCCTATGGCGGCAGGCCCTCGATCGTGGTCGACAATACCTTGGCCCGCCAGTTCGATGTGGAGGCTCCAGACAGGGCGTGGGTGACCGACATCACCTACATCAGAACCCAGGAAGGCTTTGCCTATCTGGCCGTTGTCATCGACCTGTTCTCACGTCGTGTCATCGGCTGGTCAATGCACAGCCGCCAGACAACCGACGTCGTGTTGCAGGCTTTGCTCATGGCAGTGTGGCGTCGAAAGCCCAAGAACAAGGTCCTGATTCATTCCGACCAGGGTTCCCAGTTCACCAGCATGGACTGGGCAGCATTTCTCAAGCATCACAATCTTGAGCATTCAATGAGCCGACGGGGGAATTGCCACGACAACGCTGTGGCAGAAAGCTTCTTCAATCTGCTCAAGCGTGAGCGGATACGGCGCAGAACCTATCGAACACGCCAAGAGGCAAGGCAGGACGTGTTCGACTACATCGAAATGTTCTACAACCCAAAACGAAAGCACGTCCGGAACGGGATGCTGTCACCCGTCGAGTTCGAACGACAGCAGGAAAACTAA
- a CDS encoding methyl-accepting chemotaxis protein encodes MVDIVSRLKSTSGAVKTATSELLTGANDLADRTTKQAATIEETSAAMEQLSGAVVASARQARTAADKARSLSASASEGGTVMGEANKAMERISASSAKISNIIGMIDDIAFQTNLLALNASVEAARAGEAGKGFAVVAIEVRRLAQSAADASAEVKALIETSAAEVAVGSRLVEQAAARLLDILQGAEDSSAVIEEIAKAASEQSSAIEEVNGAVRQMDEMTQHNAALVEQTNAAVEQTEGQAVELDRIAAVFTVTDNEPAPVARPTVAASRRAYQVDGNAAISSEWEDF; translated from the coding sequence TTGGTCGATATCGTCTCCCGCCTCAAATCGACCTCGGGCGCGGTCAAGACCGCAACCAGTGAACTGCTCACCGGCGCCAACGATCTGGCCGACCGCACCACCAAGCAGGCCGCGACCATCGAGGAGACCTCCGCCGCCATGGAGCAGCTTTCCGGAGCGGTTGTCGCCAGCGCGAGACAGGCGCGAACAGCAGCCGACAAGGCGCGCTCACTTTCGGCCAGCGCCAGCGAAGGCGGCACGGTCATGGGTGAGGCCAACAAGGCCATGGAGCGCATTTCCGCCTCCTCGGCCAAGATCTCCAACATCATCGGCATGATCGATGATATCGCGTTCCAGACCAACCTTCTGGCGCTTAACGCATCGGTGGAAGCGGCACGGGCCGGTGAAGCGGGCAAGGGCTTTGCGGTTGTCGCGATCGAGGTGCGCCGGCTCGCCCAGTCGGCAGCCGATGCATCGGCAGAGGTCAAGGCGCTGATTGAAACCAGCGCCGCCGAAGTGGCCGTGGGCTCCCGGCTCGTCGAACAGGCCGCGGCCCGGCTGCTCGATATTTTGCAGGGGGCAGAAGACAGCTCGGCTGTCATCGAAGAGATCGCCAAGGCGGCATCCGAGCAATCCTCGGCTATCGAGGAGGTGAACGGCGCGGTTCGGCAGATGGACGAAATGACCCAGCACAATGCCGCTCTGGTCGAACAGACCAACGCGGCGGTTGAGCAGACCGAAGGCCAGGCTGTCGAACTCGACCGTATCGCTGCGGTGTTCACCGTGACCGACAACGAACCAGCGCCCGTGGCCCGCCCGACGGTTGCGGCATCGCGGCGCGCTTATCAGGTGGATGGCAATGCGGCGATCAGCTCCGAATGGGAGGATTTCTAG
- a CDS encoding class I SAM-dependent methyltransferase, with amino-acid sequence MEKQRVAKIDTKTEGLDLYVYVAKTFADSPWLHYGLWEPGERPNIPQLRMAQERYVDKLLALIPPAPARLLDIGGGTGEMAKLLLDKGYTVEMITPSHLQAEVAAEKLGPNARVHETKFEDFSGEGPFDVCMFSESFQYVDLETSLAKLKHILAPNGRVIIADCFRSDAYQGDRQPGGGHRYSEFVDAIERAGFVIAENEDVTLAAAQTMAIDQNVYRGFVAPTVDQVRGLLSNKRPILYWFLKMAYGLFVPKSERENIVARLKADYRSPEAFATVNTYRFLALEKRT; translated from the coding sequence ATGGAGAAGCAGCGCGTGGCCAAGATCGATACCAAGACCGAAGGACTGGACCTCTATGTCTATGTCGCCAAGACCTTTGCCGACAGTCCTTGGCTCCACTACGGTCTTTGGGAACCTGGCGAGCGCCCCAACATCCCCCAGCTGCGTATGGCGCAGGAGCGCTATGTCGATAAGCTTCTCGCCCTGATCCCACCGGCCCCCGCCCGCCTTCTCGACATAGGCGGCGGCACCGGCGAGATGGCCAAGCTGCTGCTCGACAAGGGCTACACCGTCGAAATGATCACGCCGAGCCATTTGCAGGCCGAAGTGGCGGCAGAAAAGCTCGGTCCCAATGCGCGTGTTCATGAGACGAAGTTCGAGGACTTTTCCGGCGAAGGTCCATTCGATGTCTGCATGTTTTCCGAGAGCTTCCAGTATGTCGATCTCGAAACCAGCCTCGCCAAGCTCAAACATATCCTCGCGCCCAACGGTCGGGTGATAATCGCGGACTGTTTCCGATCCGATGCCTATCAGGGGGACAGGCAGCCCGGCGGCGGGCATCGCTATTCGGAGTTTGTCGATGCTATCGAACGGGCCGGTTTTGTCATCGCTGAAAACGAGGACGTAACCCTGGCCGCCGCGCAAACCATGGCCATAGACCAGAATGTCTATCGCGGGTTCGTTGCCCCGACGGTCGATCAGGTGCGTGGGCTGCTCTCGAACAAGCGGCCGATCCTTTATTGGTTCCTCAAAATGGCCTATGGCCTGTTCGTGCCGAAATCGGAGCGCGAAAACATCGTCGCCCGTCTCAAGGCCGATTACCGCTCACCGGAAGCCTTTGCCACGGTCAATACCTACCGCTTCCTCGCCCTCGAAAAGCGGACCTGA
- the glmM gene encoding phosphoglucosamine mutase, translated as MARKYFGTDGIRGLANGPKLTPELALKVGMATGLAFTRGDYAHRVVIGKDTRRSGYMIENALTAGFTAVGMDVLLLGPMPTPAVAMLTRSLRADVGVMISASHNPFDDNGIKLFKPDGYKLSDGFEAEIESLIDSDLTPRLARGTRVGRARRVEEARTRYVEYAKRTLPRDMDFTGLRVVVDCANGAAYKTAPEVLWELGAEVISIGISPDGYNINDGCGSTAPGALIEKVRELRADIGIALDGDADRVLIVDEKGNMVDGDQVMAVIGTSWHQRGQLAGGGIVATVMSNLGLQRYLEAQGLLLERTKVGDRYVLEAMRGKGFNVGGEQSGHIILSDFTTTGDGLVAALQLLSVVKQEGKPVSEVCHRFDPVPQLLQSVRYKQGKPLDDKSVRALIADAEIRLGETGRLIIRESGTEPVIRVMGEGDDAALVSQVVSEIVAAIGKVA; from the coding sequence ATGGCTCGCAAATATTTCGGCACCGACGGCATCCGTGGTCTGGCCAACGGTCCAAAGCTGACCCCGGAACTGGCGCTCAAGGTCGGCATGGCGACCGGGCTTGCGTTCACGCGCGGCGATTATGCCCACAGGGTGGTGATCGGCAAGGACACCCGCCGATCGGGATATATGATCGAGAATGCGCTGACCGCCGGCTTTACCGCCGTAGGCATGGATGTGCTGCTGCTCGGCCCGATGCCGACGCCGGCCGTGGCCATGCTGACCCGCTCGCTCAGGGCAGATGTCGGTGTGATGATTTCGGCATCCCATAACCCGTTCGATGATAACGGGATCAAGCTCTTCAAGCCCGATGGATACAAGCTTTCCGACGGTTTCGAAGCCGAGATCGAAAGCCTTATCGATTCCGACCTCACACCCCGTTTGGCGCGGGGCACGAGAGTGGGCCGAGCCCGCCGTGTCGAAGAAGCCCGCACCCGTTACGTCGAATACGCCAAACGCACACTGCCGCGCGATATGGATTTTACCGGACTGCGGGTTGTTGTCGATTGCGCAAACGGCGCCGCGTACAAGACAGCACCCGAAGTGCTGTGGGAGCTGGGCGCAGAAGTCATCTCCATCGGCATTTCGCCCGACGGCTACAACATCAATGATGGATGCGGTTCCACGGCGCCAGGGGCGCTGATCGAAAAGGTTCGCGAGCTGCGGGCCGATATCGGCATCGCGCTGGACGGCGATGCGGACCGTGTGCTCATCGTCGATGAAAAAGGCAACATGGTCGATGGCGACCAGGTAATGGCCGTTATCGGGACCTCCTGGCATCAGCGCGGCCAGCTCGCGGGCGGCGGGATCGTCGCCACGGTAATGTCCAATCTGGGGCTTCAGCGCTATCTCGAAGCGCAAGGCCTGCTGCTCGAGCGCACCAAGGTCGGGGACCGCTATGTGCTCGAAGCCATGCGCGGCAAGGGCTTCAATGTGGGTGGCGAACAATCGGGCCACATCATTCTCTCCGATTTCACGACGACGGGCGATGGACTGGTCGCCGCGTTGCAGTTGCTCTCGGTGGTCAAGCAGGAGGGCAAGCCGGTATCTGAGGTCTGCCACCGGTTCGATCCCGTTCCGCAATTGCTGCAGAGCGTGCGCTACAAGCAGGGCAAACCCCTCGATGACAAATCGGTCCGGGCCTTGATTGCCGATGCCGAAATCCGGCTCGGCGAGACCGGGCGTCTGATCATCCGCGAGTCGGGCACCGAGCCGGTCATAAGGGTGATGGGCGAGGGCGACGATGCGGCGCTGGTTTCCCAGGTCGTCAGCGAAATCGTGGCAGCCATCGGTAAGGTCGCCTGA
- a CDS encoding benzoate/H(+) symporter BenE family transporter, whose amino-acid sequence MIAASSDPANRQLGNLFQPIFSGLLAALVGFASSFAIILQGFDAVGATAAQAASGLFALSLGMALVGVTMSYITKTPLSIAWSTPGAALLITTGAVQGGFPAAVGAFIVASVLVVVAGFWRPFGRAVAAIPMPLASAMLAGILFNLCLAPVRAVAELPALALPIVLVWAVCLRFARIWAVPAAVAVSAVMIAISTELPTDLFASPWPAPVLVLPVFNFDAIVGIALPLFVVTMASQNIPGLAVLRTNGYHPDVKPIFISTGVVSAIGALMGGQLINLAAITAALCAGPEAHPDRTKRYIAAIAAGLAYILFALGAGIAVAFISAAPPILIEAVAGLALIGAMANALVGLVADEDLRLPAVLTFITAASGLSLLGIGAAFWGLIAGGALHVLLKTKKAA is encoded by the coding sequence ATGATCGCCGCTTCTTCCGACCCGGCCAACAGGCAGCTGGGCAACCTGTTCCAGCCGATCTTTTCGGGCCTGCTTGCGGCATTGGTCGGGTTTGCAAGTTCGTTCGCCATCATCTTGCAGGGCTTCGATGCCGTGGGTGCCACCGCGGCCCAGGCTGCGTCGGGCCTTTTCGCGCTATCTTTGGGCATGGCTCTGGTGGGGGTCACCATGAGCTATATTACCAAGACGCCGCTCTCGATCGCCTGGTCGACGCCCGGCGCCGCACTTCTGATCACAACCGGCGCCGTTCAAGGCGGGTTCCCTGCCGCCGTGGGCGCATTCATTGTCGCCTCGGTATTGGTCGTAGTCGCAGGCTTTTGGCGCCCGTTCGGACGGGCCGTCGCAGCGATCCCCATGCCTCTCGCCAGCGCCATGCTGGCCGGCATCCTGTTCAACCTCTGCCTTGCTCCCGTAAGGGCCGTAGCCGAACTTCCCGCACTGGCCCTGCCCATTGTTCTGGTTTGGGCGGTATGCTTGCGATTTGCGCGCATCTGGGCCGTTCCGGCCGCCGTGGCGGTAAGCGCGGTGATGATTGCCATATCGACCGAGCTTCCGACCGATCTTTTCGCTAGCCCCTGGCCGGCGCCTGTCCTGGTTTTGCCGGTCTTCAATTTCGACGCGATTGTCGGCATAGCTTTGCCGCTGTTCGTCGTGACAATGGCTTCACAGAACATCCCCGGACTGGCCGTCTTGCGGACCAATGGATATCACCCGGACGTCAAGCCGATCTTCATTTCGACAGGCGTCGTCAGCGCCATCGGTGCGCTTATGGGCGGGCAACTCATCAATCTGGCCGCCATCACCGCCGCCTTGTGCGCCGGGCCCGAGGCCCACCCTGACAGGACCAAACGTTACATCGCAGCCATTGCAGCCGGCCTCGCCTATATTCTGTTCGCTCTGGGCGCCGGCATTGCGGTGGCTTTCATTTCCGCTGCTCCGCCAATCCTGATCGAGGCCGTTGCCGGGCTGGCGTTGATCGGCGCCATGGCGAACGCGCTTGTCGGTCTCGTCGCTGACGAAGATTTGCGCTTGCCGGCTGTTTTGACCTTCATAACGGCCGCCTCCGGTCTGTCCCTGCTTGGCATAGGTGCTGCTTTTTGGGGATTGATCGCCGGGGGGGCGTTGCACGTGCTCCTCAAAACAAAAAAGGCGGCCTAG